A window from Garra rufa chromosome 14, GarRuf1.0, whole genome shotgun sequence encodes these proteins:
- the fam124b gene encoding protein FAM124B — MLRQPLRFTSSRTEDETADSGAETAGSDCSKMSCSSTDLSGVPGQELLLLTMHLLTNPGASLLLQHTLDHLLKWVRPGLRLFHVSERACPVHDYTRANQRPAAGHPSHAVTIFLHESYGEERILRVLDFLQCPPWQYHHTESCSSGELSTSSSTLLKPYLLPSRDFYSLGAGMPLWGVRPVHYGGEVVRVTLHSTYDNFEDTVRLYETVLQRRAEEQKTGFCWFTLLTEAGFSLQLAIKQLAPGVRVEPCYSTVLQFRVGEIGQLVPLLPNTCSPISASRWHTEDLDGNKMLFQVKAPAQAQGFLRSAFPLSCPRMLLRNCAVARPPSTSPCWRNSHLKDQAEDRCPRSVRSGACGRESAGSDGTCSSPPGSSCYSSQRSSPAGLSVNWYEPAITSETSLSRLRLEEEEPETNVDTGCAVKPQAALGASALETVYRDLQQGLDEARWISDESAKSILAETQASQHQHAQVDEFFI; from the exons ATGCTCCGACAACCGCTTCGCTTCACGAGTAGCAGAACGGAGGATGAGACGGCGGACTCGGGCGCGGAGACCGCGGG atCTGACTGCAGTAAAATGTCCTGCAGTAGCA CTGACCTCTCGGGCGTCCCGGGTCAGGAGCTCCTTCTGCTCACCATGCACCTGCTCACCAACCCCGGCGCCTCGCTGCTCCTCCAGCACACTCTGGACCACCTGCTCAAGTGGGTCCGTCCCGGTCTGCGCCTCTTCCACGTGTCCGAGCGGGCCTGTCCTGTTCATGACTACACCAGAGCTAACCAGCGCCCTGCAGCTGGCCACCCCTCACACGCCGTCACTATATTCTTACACGAGTCCTATGGAGAGGAGCGTATTCTCAGAGTACTGGACTTCCTGCAGTGTCCGCCGTGGCAGTACCACCACACTGAGAGCTGTAGCAGCGGAGAGCTGAGCACCTCATCCAGCACCCTGCTGAAGCCCTACCTCCTGCCCAGCCGGGACTTCTATAGCCTGGGCGCGGGGATGCCGTTGTGGGGCGTGCGGCCGGTGCACTACGGAGGGGAGGTGGTGCGGGTGACTTTGCACAGCACCTATGATAACTTTGAGGACACTGTGCGTTTATATGAGACGGTGCTGCAGAGGAGGGCAGAGGAGCAGAAGACGGGCTTTTGCTGGTTTACGTTGCTCACAGAAGCAGGCTTCAGCCTACAGCTGGCCATCAAGCAGCTCGCGCCCGGGGTGCGAGTGGAGCCGTGTTACTCCACCGTGCTGCAGTTCAGGGTAGGGGAGATCGGACAGCTCGTGCCCTTACTGCCCAACACCTGCTCACCCATCAGCGCCAGCCGATGGCACACCGAAGACCtggatggaaacaagatgctCTTTCAA GTGAAAGCCCCAGCTCAAGCCCAAGGATTCCTGAGGTCTGCGTTTCCTCTGAGCTGTCCCAGGATGCTGCTGAGGAACTGTGCGGTTGCCAGACCCCCTTCCACCTCTCCCTGCTGGAGGAACTCCCATCTGAAGGATCAGGCTGAGGACCGCTGTCCCCGCAGCGTGAGGTCAGGCGCGTGCGGCAGGGAGAGCGCTGGGTCAGACGGCACCTGCAGCTCTCCTCCGGGAAGCTCTTGTTACTCGTCCCAGCGCAGCAGCCCCGCAGGCCTGTCGGTGAACTGGTACGAGCCTGCGATCACCTCTGAAACCTCCCTATCCCGCCTCCGGCTGGAAGAGGAGGAGCCGGAGACGAATGTGGACACGGGTTGCGCTGTGAAGCCACAGGCCGCTTTAGGAGCGTCTGCTCTGGAGACTGTGTATAGAGACCTGCAACAAGGCCTGGATGAGGCACGGTGGATCTCTGACGAGAGCGCAAAGAGCATCCTAGCAGAGACACAGGCTTCACAGCATCAACATGCACAAGTAGACGAGTTCTTCATCTGa